In the genome of Calothrix sp. PCC 6303, the window CGAAGGGCAAGATTTAAGTAAAGAAATCACCTTTGGGAAAAAACTCAGTGAAGGTTATGTCAGCAAACTTTTAGAAGATGTCTTGGGTGTTTTGTCTTTTGTGCATCAACAAGGAGTAATTCACCGCGACATCAAACCCCAAAATTTGATGCGGCAACGTCCAGGTGGAAGAATTTTCCTAATTGACTTTGGTGCAGTCAAAGAACTGGGAACCCTCATGTTAAATACTCAGGGAGAAATAGCTTCCAGTGTTGTGATTGGTACTGGTGGTTATATGCCAAACGAGCAAAAAAACGGTAAACCCTGCTTGGGTAGCGATGTGTATGCAGTGGGGATGACAGTAATCCAGGCACTAACTGGAATTTTACCCTTTGATTTACCAGAAGACCCGCAAACAGGGGAAATAATTTGGCGACAGGAAGCCCCACAAATCAGCGATAATTTGGCTGAAGTGATTTCTAAGATGGTTCGTCGTCATTTTAGCCTGCGTTACTCCTCAGCAATTACTGCGTTAGAAGCACTTAGTTCAATAGTTACCCCAGTCACACCAATTGCCCCCACAGTTACCTTTGATGTTGCCAAGCAAGAATATACTCAAGAAGCTGTAATTCGCGCTCAACAGGGACAAGGTACATTTTCGGTATTTGCGTTGAGAATACTGGAATCGAAGCGGGTGGAGTTGGGTTTATTGGAGGATGAAGCAAGGGAAATTCAAGCGCAAGTTTTGCAACCCTATCGAGATTACCAACGCAAATTACAGGAGTATGAGCAAGCTTTGGTGGAAGCAGTCAAGCTGCAATATCCCTTTAGTGCAGCAGTAGAAAGGGATTTGCAAGATTATCGACAATATTTAGGATTGCGGGATGACGATATTCGAGCGATTGAACAACGGGTATTGGTTCCCCATCAGGGAGGACATCAGCAACAGGAAATAGCTGAACGTCAAAGACAGCAAGCAGAGTTACAGCGTCAGCAAGAAATAGTCCAACAGCAGAAACAGCAAGCAGAAGCGAGAAAACGACAACAGCAGCAAACACCAGCAAACAACCAAATTCAAACCCAGCAATTCGAGTTTGAAGTTGCAACCATAACCAATGTCAGAAAATCCGGGTTTATGGGTTGGGGAAAGACTTGCGATATCAGCTACACCAAAAAACGTGCAGAATTTTTTAGAGAAGATTTGGGGAATGGAGTGGGTTTAGAAATGGTAGCAATTCCTGGAGGTACTTTTCTCATGGGTTCTCCAGATAATGAGCAAGGACACAAAAGTGATGAAAGTCCTCAACACAAAGTTACTATTCAACCCTTTTTTATGGGTAAGTTT includes:
- a CDS encoding bifunctional serine/threonine-protein kinase/formylglycine-generating enzyme family protein, which encodes MDILAGRYEIIKVLGGGGFAVAFLAQDNLQPSKPLCVVKQLRPNQTHPRVIEFFEKEAAILERLGKHPQIPQLLAHFTEQDNLYIVQEFIEGQDLSKEITFGKKLSEGYVSKLLEDVLGVLSFVHQQGVIHRDIKPQNLMRQRPGGRIFLIDFGAVKELGTLMLNTQGEIASSVVIGTGGYMPNEQKNGKPCLGSDVYAVGMTVIQALTGILPFDLPEDPQTGEIIWRQEAPQISDNLAEVISKMVRRHFSLRYSSAITALEALSSIVTPVTPIAPTVTFDVAKQEYTQEAVIRAQQGQGTFSVFALRILESKRVELGLLEDEAREIQAQVLQPYRDYQRKLQEYEQALVEAVKLQYPFSAAVERDLQDYRQYLGLRDDDIRAIEQRVLVPHQGGHQQQEIAERQRQQAELQRQQEIVQQQKQQAEARKRQQQQTPANNQIQTQQFEFEVATITNVRKSGFMGWGKTCDISYTKKRAEFFREDLGNGVGLEMVAIPGGTFLMGSPDNEQGHKSDESPQHKVTIQPFFMGKFAVTQAQYQAIMGNNPASFKGENRPVERVSWDDAVEFCKKISQKTGRNYRLPNEAEWEYACRAGTTTPFCFGETITTDLANYGGVKTTEVGKFPPNAFGLYDVHGNVWEWCQDDWNNNYNGAPTDGSACLTGNDNRKLLRGGSWFYFPAYCRSAFRVSITRDNRYDSYGFRLVFSA